The DNA segment CGGGGAGCTGCTCGCCCAGGGCGTCGAGGAGCTGGAGAGCGCGCTCACGCATGTGCTGGCGGAGGGTGCTCCGCCCGCGCCGGCCGAGATCTGGGTGAGCGTCCGGACGCCGGAGGGCGAGCGGCGGCGGTGCTGGCGGTGCGGCTTCGTACGGCTGGCCTCTCCGCTCGCGGAGGAGCCGGTGCCGTTGGGAGTGGGCTGGCTCTTCCAGGACATGACCGAGGCCAAGCAGGCGGAACAGGAAGCCGCGCTGCTGAGGTTCCGGACCAACCAGCTGCACCGGGCCGCCCGGGCCGCCGCGGAGTGCGAGAACCCTGCGGACGCGGCGACCGTGCACCTGGACTTCGCGCTGGCCGGGTTCGCCGATCACGCGCTGATCGACCGGGTCGCGGGCGGGGCGGTGCCGGATGCGGAGGCCGCGGAGCCGGTACGACTCGTGCGGGTCGCCGTGACGCCCTCGGGCGCGCCGGGGCCGAGTCTGCTCGGTGGGGAGGCGGGCCTGCCGGTGCGGTACGCCGAGGGGCATCCGGCGTTGCAGTGCGTGGCGCGGGCCGGGTCGGTGCGGGCCGATGCGGGCCGGATGTCGACGGAGCGGGCGCGTGAGTGGGCCGTGGGGCGGCAGTGGCCTGCGGACTCGGTGCACGCGCTGTGCGCGGTGCTGCGGAGCCGGGGGCGGACGGTCGGGGTCGTGACGTTTTTGCGGGGCGCCGGGCGGAGTGCGTTCGAGCGCAGCGATGCGGTGTACGCGGAGGATGTGGCGGTGCGGATCGCTTCCGCTCTGGATCTGGCGGGGGTCGTGGGCCGCGGCTAGGTGGTGTGGGGCCGCGGGCCGCTACTGCCGGTAGAAGATCCGGTCGCCGTACTTCTCGAACACCTTGCCGTTCCAGTCGTGACCGCCGTCGACGTTGCCCGAGCGCAGGAGTGGGGGCTCGATGCCGCGGTCTGCCAGGGAGGCGGCTGCCGTGGCCATGACGGCCTGGAGGAGGGCCGTGGTGACGACCGTGGAGGCGGGGGCGAAGGGGGCCGGGATGGTGTCGAGCGTGAGTTCCGCGTCGCCGATCGCGATCTTCGAGTCGAGGACGATGTCGCAGTGGTCCTTGAGGTAGGTGCCGGAGACATGGCGGGAAGTCGTCTCCGAGGCGTACGCCACCGAGGTCACGCCGATGACCCTCGCGCCCAGGGCGCGGGCTTTCATGGCCATCTCCACGGGCAGGGCGTTGCGGCCGGAGAGGGAGATGATGACGAGCGCGTCGCCGTCCCGGAGGGGTGAGCTGTCCAGGACCGCGCTCGCCAGGCCGTCGACGCGTTCGAGGGCTGAGCCGAGGGTGGCGGGCATGACGTCCACGCCCACTACGCCGGGGACCGCGAGCAGGTTCATCAGCGCGAGGCCGCCTGCGCGGTAGACGATGTCCTGGGCGGCGAGGGAGGAATGACCGGCGCCGAAGGCGAAGAGGCGGCCGCCGGTGGCGACGGTGTCGGCGAGCAGGGTGCCGGCTGCCTCGATGCTCTCTGCCTCCTCGTCGCGGGCCCGCTGGAGCAGGGCGATGGCGGCGTCGAAGAACTGGTCGGCCGGCTTGCTGTCGCTCATGCGGGGCCCTCCGGGGGTGGGGCGGTCGGTGGGGTGAGGGTGTGTCGCGGATCACCGTGCGGTCTGGACCAGTGTGGTGTCAATACGGTGTGCCGCCGGCGGTTGTCTGCGGCGGCCCGTCGCTGTGCGGTGGGGGTTCGCGTGGTGCCTGCGGGTACGCCGAGGGGCATCCGGCGTTGCAGTGCGTGGCGCGGGCCGGGCCGATGCGGGCCGGACACCCCCGGCGCGTCCCCCTTGCCGCCGTACGCGGGTGCTGTGCCGCGGAGGCGCGTCTCCAGACCGGGTGCATACCCTCGTGTAACCCGCTGGTTCCAACGGCGCGGCACGGTTGTCAGTGGTATCCGGCAGAATTGAGTGCAGGGCCAGCGCACGCGCCTGGAGCTGTCTCGCTTCCGGCTGAGCTAATCGCAGAGCTAATCGAGGGGCACGTATGTCCGGACTGATCGACACCACGGAGATGTATCTCCGCACCATCCTCGAGCTGGAGGAGGAAGGTGTGGTCCCCATGCGCGCCCGTATCGCCGAGCGGCTGGACCAGAGCGGGCCGACCGTCAGTCAGACGGTGGCGCGGATGGAGCGTGACGGGCTGGTGTCCGTGGCGACCGACCGGCATCTGGAGCTGACGGACGAGGGGCGGCGGCTGGCCACCCGCGTCATGCGCAAGCACCGCCTCGCCGAGTGTCTGCTCGTCGACGTGATCGGGCTGGAGTGGGAGCAGGTGCACGCCGAGGCGTGTCGCTGGGAGCACGTGATGAGTGAGGCCGTGGAGCGGCGCGTGCTGGAGCTGCTGCGGCACCCGACCGAGTCGCCGTACGGCAACCCGATCCCCGGTCTGGAGGAGCTCGGCGAGAAGGACGGTGCCGATCCGTTCCTCGACGAGGGCATGGTCTCGCTGGCCGACCTCGACCCGGGCGTCGAGGGCAAGACGGTCGTCGTCCGGCGGATCGGTGAGCCGATCCAGACGGACGCGCAGCTGATGTACACGCTGCGTCGGGCAGGCGTGCAGCCCGGCTCGGTGGTGAGCGTGACCGAGTCGGCGGGTGGCGTGCTGGTGGGCAGCGGTGGCGAGGCGGCGGAGCTGGAGGCGGACGTCGCCTCCCATGTGTTCGTCGCCAAGCGCTGACGACAGGTCGTCTTCGCTTCTCGGGTGTGTAACTCCCGGTGCACGGGCGGGAGTTGTGGCGATTCTGGATCTCGCCGATTCCAAGATCCAGTGGGTCGAATCGCAGCGCTCCGGCGATTCGCGTGCGAGGCTGTCGCGTGAGGCATATGACCTGAGATCTCTGGGCCGTGACCGTCAGCGATGCGTCCGGCCGGGGAGGGGGCGCGACGATGTGCCGTGAGTGTGGAGAGGGCCCCGGCGCCACATGGCGCCGGGGCCTGTCCTCCCCTGTGCTGACCCGGAGCCCCGAGCTCCCAGGGTCATTCCCCTCGGACCGGTTTCCCCGAGCGGTCCGCCTCCCGCTGAAGATCTCCCCTCGACGCCGGCGATCAATCCTTGAGGGGGGTCACTCGAATGAGGGGTGTTGGCCGCGAGCGCCGTATTTTCGAATAGGGGTTCGATAGTCTGCGGTGACAGGTCAGGCGGAACGTGCGCTTCAGAAGTGTGCGCATAAGATCACGTCAGACACACAGGACATGCACATCGCGTCCGGGGGCATTCACGACGCGTGCGACGCAGGTGGCACGTGGTGCTCGGGCGAGCGGCGGCAGATACGGCAGGCACGACAGGTACGGCAAGCAGGACACGGTTCACAGGACCGGTCGGCTCGAGCGGTCCGAGCGGAGCTAGGGGGGTGCCAGGACCAATGGTGCGGCGCATCGACGTGACCGGCGCGGGCGGCGTACGTCTCGCGGCCTGGGAGTTCGGCGACCCTCCCAAGACCGACACCGCCAGGGACCATGAGCGCACGCCCGGTGTGCTGTTACTGCACGGCCTGATGGGCCGCGCCTCGCACTGGGTGTCCACCGCCCGCTGGCTCTCCGAGCGACACCGTGCCGTGGCGCTGGACCAGCGCGGCCACGGCCGGAGCGAGAAGCCCTCGCAGGCCTCCTTCACGCGCGAGGCGTACGTCGACGACGCCGAGGCTGCCCTGGAGCAGCTGGGCCTCGACCCCGTCGTCCTCATCGGCCACGCCATGGGCGCGCTCACCGCCTGGCAGCTCGCCGCCAGGCGTCCCGACCTGGTGCGGGCCGTGATCATCTGCGACATGCGGGCGTCCGCGCTCGGCTCGGCCTCGCAGCGGGAGTGGGCGGACTGGTTCAGGGCCTGGCCCATGCCCTTCGCCACGCTGGCCGATGTGCGCAAGTGGTTCGGTGAGGACGACCCCTGGGTCGAGCGGCCGAATCCCGCGCGGGGTGAGTTCTACGCCGAGGTGATGCACGAGTGCGAGGACGGGTGGCGGCCCGTTTTCGATCCGGACCAGATGCTCAGGTCCCGGGAGACGTGGGTGTTCGACGCGCACTGGGAGGAGCTTGCCCAGGTGCAGTGTCCGGCGCTGGTCGTGCGCGGGCTGGATGGTGAGCTGGGGCGGGCCGAGGCGCAGGAGATGGTGCGGGTGCTGCCTCGGGGGGAGTATGCGGAGGTGGCCGAAGCGGGTCACCTTGTGCATTACGACCAGCCCGAGGGGTGGCGCGCGGCGATCGAGCCGTTCTTGGATGCGGTGCGCTCCGCTGGTGACGCCGGGCGCCTGTGAGCTCGGTGCGTGCTGAGCGACGGCGGCTGCGGGTTGTTCGTGGCTTGTCGCGCCCACGCGGCGGAGCCGCATATCGATACAGCCCCGCGCCCCAAGGGGCGTTGCGGAGCCGCATGTCGAAAACGGCCCCGCGCCCCGAGAAGGCGGCGTTGCAGGCCCCCTGGGTCAGCAGGGCCCGCTATCCCTTGCTCACCGCCGTCAGGATCTCCGGCAGGCGGGCCGCTGTCCTCGGAGCCGCCAGCCGTAGGCCCAGCAGCGTGACCGCCGCCCCGTAAGCCGCTCCGCCCGGCAGCAGCAGCCAGGTCCAGTCGTCCCCGCCGTCGCTCACGTTGAGCCAGATCGTCACCGCGATCACGGGAGCGCACAGAAGGGCCGCCGCGATCATGCCGCCGAAGATCGAGATCCACGCGAGGCCCGTCTGGCCGGGGGCGACGTTCTTGTAGCCCTCCTGAGGGATGGAGTAAGGGAAGCGGGCCGAGGTCCAGGCGCCGGTCGCCAGCATGGCGCCGAGGAGGGCGAAGGACAGGCCGAGGACCTCGGGCAGCCTGCGCCAGTCGCCGAGGAGCGCTGTCGTCAGGACGGTGACGAGGACGGCGTACGGGAGGGTGATCAGCAGCAGGGCCAGGGCCCGGCCGCGCAGCTCGACGTAGGCGTCCCGGGGGGACGAGATCGTCATCGCGACCATCCAGAACGCGGACGTGTCCTGCCCGAACTGGTTGTACATCTGGATGCCGAGCATCCCTGCCGCGAAGCAGGCGAAGTAGATCGAGCCGGTGCCCTGCAGGGCGTTGAACAGCGGCACGATCAGGCCGATGGCGAGCGAGGTCACCCATGCCGCCTTGGTCTTCGGGTCGCGCCAGACGTAGCGCAGGCTGCGTTCCATGACGGTCCCGGTGCGGCCGGGCGGGAGGAGGCGGGTGAGGCCCGTCGAGTTCCGTTCGCGTACGGCGGACTCCGTGACCGCCTGGAGCGTGGAGCCGTCGGGGGACGTCATCAGCCGGGTCAGGTGACGTGACCATACGGCGATCAGCGCCACCAGCGCGCCTGCACTCAGGGCGAGTTGGAGGAGACCGGTCCCGTACTCCCCCTCGCTCACCGACTCCACCGCCCCGATCGCGGACGCCGGCGGCACCCACCGCAGCACATCCGCCGCCGGATCGAGCTGGGCGAGCCCCGACGAACCCAGGCGCTGCGCACCGAAGTTCACGACCTGTGCCCCGATCGCGACGACCAGTCCGCTCAGCACCGCCAGATCACGTCCCTTACGGCTGGTCAGCAGCCGGATGTTGGCGGCGGCGACGGCCCGCGCGAGCGCCACGCACACCAACAGGGCCAGCACGACGGCGATCACCGCGACGACGTACGCCGTTCCGCCCCGCGCGAGCGCGATCACCGAACCGGTGAACAGGCACAGGGTGAACAGGGGGCCGATGCCGACGAGGGAGGCCGCGAGCAGGGCTCGCACCAGGGGCTGGGGGCGCAGCGGCAGCATCACCAGCCGGGT comes from the Streptomyces sp. NBC_00443 genome and includes:
- a CDS encoding metal-dependent transcriptional regulator; protein product: MSGLIDTTEMYLRTILELEEEGVVPMRARIAERLDQSGPTVSQTVARMERDGLVSVATDRHLELTDEGRRLATRVMRKHRLAECLLVDVIGLEWEQVHAEACRWEHVMSEAVERRVLELLRHPTESPYGNPIPGLEELGEKDGADPFLDEGMVSLADLDPGVEGKTVVVRRIGEPIQTDAQLMYTLRRAGVQPGSVVSVTESAGGVLVGSGGEAAELEADVASHVFVAKR
- a CDS encoding PAS domain-containing protein, translated to MSASRRSGTTDELGPDEPERDGPEGSSAGSEGSAGGSDLLAALLDGMDAALCAFDADGVVTHWNREAERILGWSAAEAVGRHGFAGWAVREADAEEVEGRLMSAMHAPGRQVHEFALLTKDGGRVLVRTQSAAVRGPDGKPAGVYCAFSEVHTQIDLERSIALSEALFEDASWGVVLVDADLRPAVVNAHAARALGIGRTSVLGRPLGELLAQGVEELESALTHVLAEGAPPAPAEIWVSVRTPEGERRRCWRCGFVRLASPLAEEPVPLGVGWLFQDMTEAKQAEQEAALLRFRTNQLHRAARAAAECENPADAATVHLDFALAGFADHALIDRVAGGAVPDAEAAEPVRLVRVAVTPSGAPGPSLLGGEAGLPVRYAEGHPALQCVARAGSVRADAGRMSTERAREWAVGRQWPADSVHALCAVLRSRGRTVGVVTFLRGAGRSAFERSDAVYAEDVAVRIASALDLAGVVGRG
- a CDS encoding SIS domain-containing protein, which produces MSDSKPADQFFDAAIALLQRARDEEAESIEAAGTLLADTVATGGRLFAFGAGHSSLAAQDIVYRAGGLALMNLLAVPGVVGVDVMPATLGSALERVDGLASAVLDSSPLRDGDALVIISLSGRNALPVEMAMKARALGARVIGVTSVAYASETTSRHVSGTYLKDHCDIVLDSKIAIGDAELTLDTIPAPFAPASTVVTTALLQAVMATAAASLADRGIEPPLLRSGNVDGGHDWNGKVFEKYGDRIFYRQ
- a CDS encoding transporter, coding for MSADVTGVVVRLKLSLLRNGLRQSGGRRAAYIASAVVVLIFAALQLLGLIMLRGTAHADSVVVLLVAVLALGWAVMPLFFPGGDETLDPTRLVMLPLRPQPLVRALLAASLVGIGPLFTLCLFTGSVIALARGGTAYVVAVIAVVLALLVCVALARAVAAANIRLLTSRKGRDLAVLSGLVVAIGAQVVNFGAQRLGSSGLAQLDPAADVLRWVPPASAIGAVESVSEGEYGTGLLQLALSAGALVALIAVWSRHLTRLMTSPDGSTLQAVTESAVRERNSTGLTRLLPPGRTGTVMERSLRYVWRDPKTKAAWVTSLAIGLIVPLFNALQGTGSIYFACFAAGMLGIQMYNQFGQDTSAFWMVAMTISSPRDAYVELRGRALALLLITLPYAVLVTVLTTALLGDWRRLPEVLGLSFALLGAMLATGAWTSARFPYSIPQEGYKNVAPGQTGLAWISIFGGMIAAALLCAPVIAVTIWLNVSDGGDDWTWLLLPGGAAYGAAVTLLGLRLAAPRTAARLPEILTAVSKG
- a CDS encoding alpha/beta fold hydrolase yields the protein MVRRIDVTGAGGVRLAAWEFGDPPKTDTARDHERTPGVLLLHGLMGRASHWVSTARWLSERHRAVALDQRGHGRSEKPSQASFTREAYVDDAEAALEQLGLDPVVLIGHAMGALTAWQLAARRPDLVRAVIICDMRASALGSASQREWADWFRAWPMPFATLADVRKWFGEDDPWVERPNPARGEFYAEVMHECEDGWRPVFDPDQMLRSRETWVFDAHWEELAQVQCPALVVRGLDGELGRAEAQEMVRVLPRGEYAEVAEAGHLVHYDQPEGWRAAIEPFLDAVRSAGDAGRL